The Acidimicrobiales bacterium region CCGTTGCCCATGAGCTCTCGAAACGTTCCGGGAACGTTCCCCACGTGATCCCTATCAGCGACTTGATGGCCACCGACAGGCCGATCGTCGCGATAAGCAACGGGAAATGGGATCTGCCCTCCAGAGGCCGGATCACGATGATCTCGATCAGCACCGCGAACACTGCCGCGACAACGCCTCCGAGCAGAACGGCGGGCCAAAATGCCATGCCCTCCTCGGTGAACTGCCACGCCACATAGACCGGGAAAAGGCCCATCTCGGCGATCGCGAAGTTCGGGACGTCGGTGAGCCGCCAGATCACGACGATCGCGACTGCGACCAGCCCGTACCAACTGCCGGACTCGAGTCCGCTGATGACCTGACGCAACATCGACGTCGAGTCTCCTCAGCGGTTCCGAACAGAGGTACCGGCTGGTCGCAGCGGTGACATCACGACGGGTCGGTGAACTCGCGGACGATCACCCAGTCCGTGCCATCCCACATGGCGACAGCGGCACCCGTGTTACCTGAATGGCCGCCGGGCAGCGGGCCGAAGGTGACAGCGGGCAGCAGTCCGTTCTCGTAGCCCGACATTGCCTCGGCGGTCGCGTGGAAGTTCTCCCAGGTGAGGTCGTCACCCATGCGTTCGATGACTTCGAAGAAGACATCCGCGATCGCGTACGCATAAAGCGCGAAGCCGTCGTCGACGCTTCCGGGCGCGTACTCCTCCATCACCGCCCGGTAATCGGCGACCGCGTCCGAGTCGAGTGTGGTGAAGGACCGGTTCGTGGTCCCGTACAGGCCGACTGCAGCATCGCCGGCCGGCTCGACAGTGTCCATAGCGCCGGTGCTGGCTGACGATGTGTCCCCGATGAAGATGGGCTCCCATCCCTGGCTTGTCGCTTCTCGCAAGATGAGCGCTGCCTGGACCTGGTTCGTGGCCATGACAACAGCATCGGGATTCGCGTCGCGCACGTTGTTGAGCGCGCCTTCGACCTCGTTGGTCTCGGCGTCGAGGCTCAGCTCGGTGATGACGAGTTCTTGGCCGTTCTTGGGGAGCTGTTCCTCGAGGCCTGCGAGCATCGACTGGCCCAAGTCGTTGTTCTGGCCGATCAGCCCGACGGTGACTGCTCCCTGTTCGAGTAGGAAGTCCGACATCACCCTGGCCTGGTCAGAACGCCCGGTGCCGATGATGTACACCTGCTGCATGTCGGGGTCCGGCGGCAACACCGGTCCGAACAAAGGCAGACCGGACTCTTCGATAAACGGATATGCGCTGGGTATCTGGGCTGAGCCCGCCGGCGAGATAACCGAAAACACGTTGTCCTGGTCGCCGAGACGTCGGAAGTTCGCCTGGACCCGGGCCGGCTCGAGGCCGTCGTCGTAGATCGAGATCTCGACGGAGCGGCCGTTCACGCCGCCCTGCGCGTTCAGATTCGAGACGAAAGCCTCGAGCGCCTCGCGCATCGCTGTGCCGGTTCCAGCTGCGGGGCCTGTGATCGGCAACGAGCTGCCGATCTTGATCGTGTCATCGGACGCGCCCTGTGAGTATTCGACAGGATCCTCACCATCCGACGGTGCCGCGGAATCATCGGACGAACCGTCGCCGGCGCCGTCGTCGGATGCGGTTCCATCCCCATCGCTCGCGCTCGTGTCGTCATCGTCGTCGCCGCATGCGGCAGCGATGAGTGTC contains the following coding sequences:
- a CDS encoding ABC transporter substrate-binding protein; translated protein: MKSRWSRVIAILLVLTLIAAACGDDDDDTSASDGDGTASDDGAGDGSSDDSAAPSDGEDPVEYSQGASDDTIKIGSSLPITGPAAGTGTAMREALEAFVSNLNAQGGVNGRSVEISIYDDGLEPARVQANFRRLGDQDNVFSVISPAGSAQIPSAYPFIEESGLPLFGPVLPPDPDMQQVYIIGTGRSDQARVMSDFLLEQGAVTVGLIGQNNDLGQSMLAGLEEQLPKNGQELVITELSLDAETNEVEGALNNVRDANPDAVVMATNQVQAALILREATSQGWEPIFIGDTSSASTGAMDTVEPAGDAAVGLYGTTNRSFTTLDSDAVADYRAVMEEYAPGSVDDGFALYAYAIADVFFEVIERMGDDLTWENFHATAEAMSGYENGLLPAVTFGPLPGGHSGNTGAAVAMWDGTDWVIVREFTDPS